CTTCATGATGCCCTTCTACTACGGCTCGCGCGCGCGCTCGGTGCCCGAGTACCTGAAGCTGCGCTTCGACGAGAAGACGCGCGGGCTGAACGCCATCTCGTTCGCCACCATGACCGTGTTCTCGTCCGGCATCTCCATGTACGCCATGGGGCTCCTGCTGGGCGTGCTGCTGGGGTGGGACTTCAACTTCAGCGTGCTGGTGTCGGCGCTCATCGTGCTGGCGTACATCCTCCTGGGCGGCCTGACGTCGGCCATCTACAACGAGGTGCTGCAGTTCTTCCTGATCGTCGCCGGCTTCATTCCGCTGGTGTACCTGGGGATGAAGGACGTGGGCGGCTGGTCGGGCCTCACCGAGCGGCTGGCCGTGACGGCGCAGAACGCGGGGTTCGCCCCCGGCGCGTACACGCAGTCGTGGCAGCACATGGCCTCGGCCGCGCAGAACCCGATGGGGGTGGAGTGGTTCGGCGTGGCGATGGGGCTGGGCTTCGTGCTCTCGTTCGGCTACTGGACCACGGACTTCCTGGTCGTGCAGCGGGCGATGGCGGCGGACAGCATGTCGGCCGCGCGCCGCACGCCGCTGATCGCGGCCTTCCCCAAGATGCTCTTTCCCGCGCTGGTCATCCTTCCCGGGATGATCGCCATCGCGCTGACCACCCAGGCGGGCGCCAGCGGCTTCGCGCTTCCCGCCAAGGCCGACGGGTCGCTGAACTACGACCTGGCCATCCCCATGATGCTGGGCCACTACTTTCCCCCGGGAATGCTGGGGCTGGGGCTGACGGCGCTGATGGCGTCGTTCATGTCGGGGATGGCGGGCAACGTCACCGCCTTCAACACGGTGTGGACGTACGACATCTACCAGGCCTACATCCGCAAGGGCGCGAGCGACGCGCACTACCTGTGGATGGGGCGGATGGCCACGGTGGGCGGCATTGCGCTCTCGGTTGCGACGGCGTACGCGACGACGCAGTTCAACAACATCATGGACATGCTGCAGCTGGTGTTCGCCTTCGTGAACGCCCCGCTGTTCGCCACCTTCCTGCTCGGGATGTTCTGGCGCCGCAGCACCGGCCATGGCGCGTTCACCGGCCTGGTGGCGGGGACCGCCGCCGCGGCCATCCACCACGGCCTTTCGCTGCCGGCGGGCTCCGGCGTGGGCATCAAGGGCGGATGGCTGGGTTCGGTGATGACCCACTATCCCAGCGAGATGGCGCAGAATTTCTGGACGGCCATCTGGGCGTGGACCACCTGCTTCGTGGTGACCATCGCCGTCAGCCTGGTGACGAAGCCGCGCCCGGCCGAGGAGCTGCGCGGGCTGGTGTACTCGCTGACGGAGCGGCCGCGCGACGAGGGTGAGCCCTGGTACCGCCGCCCGGGGCCGCTCGCCGTCGTGGTGCTGGCGATGACGCTGGCGCTGAACATCATCTTCTTCTAGGGAGGCGACATGAACCTCGACATCCGCCTGCCCATCGGCATGCTCTTCACCCTGCTGGGGCTGTTGCTCGCGGGCTACGGCCTGATGGCGGACCCCGCCATCTACCAGCGCTCCCTGGGCGAGAACATCAACCTCTCGTGGGGGATCGCGGTGCTGCTGTTCGGCCTGGTGTTCCTGGTGCTGGGCCGCAGGGGCACGAGCTCCGCCCTGCCGGCGGACGAGAGCCCCGAGGGCCGCGCCACCGAGGTGCGCGAGCACCGGACGGGGCTGGAGTCCGAAGGGCCCCGCCCCAACCACTGACCGGTCGGCGCGCGCTTGACGGGAGGAGGGGGCCCTGCGCTTCCTCCTCTCTCGCGTTCCGGGAGGAGCGTGTTCGCGCGTGAACACTTCTGCAGATGATCAGGCCATGAACTCTCCTCTTCGCGCGCTCGCCGCCGCCGGCGCGGTGGCCGCTTCGGCGGGCGCGCTCTCCGCGCAGCGTGAGCTGTATCGATCCGGCGCGTTCACCGTCACCGACACCTCCGTGCAGCAGGGACGGTTCGCGGCGGTGGCCCTCTCGCGCGACAGCATCGTCAGCACGTATCCGCGGGCCGGGCGCGAGATGCACTTCCGCTTCAGCCTCGACGGGGTGGACAACGAGTTTCCGTCCGGGACGGAGCACACGTTGTACGTCCGCCCCACGAACGGCGCCATCGTCTCGCCCGTGTACGTCTTCGGGGAGGAGCAGCCGCCGTTCATCCCCACCCCCGAGGCGTATTCGACGAGCGAGGAGGGGGTCGCGCAGGTGACCATCCGCCTGGATCTGCGCCAGGTGCTACGCGAAATGGAGCGGACGGGCCAGTACGATCCGCCGCAGGGCCCGCCCATCCGGCGCGCGGACTTCCGGAGCGTGTACGCCATCGGCGACGTGGAGCCGCTGAGCTGGGACGCGCGCGGCCTGCGCCCCGGCTCGCCCGCGCAGCTGCGGGACGAGGATGGCGACGGCATCTACACGCTGACGCTGCCCGTCCAGGCGCAGTACACGCGTCCGCTGGCGGATGCGGGACGGGCCGTGTGGACGCGGCAGGCGGACGTGTCGGCGTTCCCGCAGTTGCGCTCGCCGGAACGGATGGTGGATGCGCTCTATCGCATGTCGCTGGAGGAGTTGACGCAGCTGGTGCGGGAGGATGGCGCGCTGTCCGCCGGGGCCAAGTGGCCGGGCGTGTGGACGCGCGACGTGTCGTATGCGTCCGTGCTCGCCCTGGCCGTCGTGGCGCCGGACGCGGTGAAGCGCAGCCTCCTGGCCAAGGTCGATTCCGCCGGGCGCATCATCCAGGACACGGGGACGGGCGGCTCCTGGCCCATCTCCACCGACCGGATGACGTGGGCGCTGGCCGCGTGGGAGCTGTACGCGGTGACGGGCGACCGCGACTGGCTGCGGCAGGCGTACGACATCATCAGCCGTTCGGCGGAAGCGGATTTGCACGCCATCTTCGACCCGGCGACGGGGCTGGCGACGGGTGAGACGTCGTTCATGGACTGGCGGGAGCAGTCGTACCCCCGGTGGATGGAACCGCGCGACATCGCTCGGTCCGCCGGCACGAGCACCAACGTCGTCCACTACGCCACGTATCGGATCCTGGCGAACATGTCGTCCGCGCTGGGCCAGCCGGCGGACTACTGGGCAAACGTGGCGGAGGGCCTGCGCACGGCCATCAACCAGCACCTGTGGATGCCGGACGCGGGATACTACGCCGTCTTCCGCTACGGGCGCGGCTATTCGTCCCTGGCCCCGCGCTCCGACGCGCTGGCCCAGGCGCTGGCTGTCATCTACGGCGTGGCGGAGCCCGAGCAGCAGGCGCTGATCTCGGCCCGCGCGCCGATGGTGGAGTTCGGCGCGCCGACGTTCTGGCCGTACATCCCCGGCATCCCCTCGTACCACAACGCGGCGATCTGGCCGTTCGTCAACGCGTACTCGCTTTGGGCCGCGGCGGAAGCGGGGAACACCGCCGCGGTGGAGCACGGGCTGGCCTCCATCTACCGTCCAGCCGCGCTGTTCCTGACCAACAAGGAAAACATGATGGCCAGCACGGGCCACTTCGACGGGACGGAGCTGAACTCCGACCGCCAGTTGTGGAGCGTCGCCGGCAACCTGGCCGCCAGCTACCGCGTGCTCTTCGGGATGCGCTTTCGGCCGCAAGGGCTGGCCTTCCGCCCCATGGTGCCGCGCGGCTACCAGGGCGAGCGGACGCTTTCCAACCTGCGCTACCGCGGGTCGACGCTGTCGATCACCGTACGCGGCTTCGGTGACGGCGTGGCGAGCGCGGCGCTGGACGGGCAGCCGCTGGAGCGCGCGGAGATTCCGGCGACGCTCACGGGTGAGCACGTGGTGGAGATCACGATGAACGGGCGGTGGCCGGCGGGGCGCGTCAACCTCGTCGAGAACCGCTGGGCGCCCGACACGCCATCCGCTACGCTGCGCGGAGACGTGCTGTCGTGGTCGCCGGTGCCGGGCGCGGTGCGCTACGTCGTGCACCGCAACGGGCGCCCGGCCGCGACGACGACGGAGACGCACGTTTCGCTCGGCCGGCTGGACCGCGTGGCGGAGTACCAGGTGCTGGCGGTGGATTCCACCGGGCTGCAGTCGTTCCTGAGCGCCCCGGTGCTGATGGCGCGCGACGAGGCCGTTGTCGTGGCGCGGCCGCGCGGAGCGCCGCTGGAGCGCGAGCACGAGGGCTTTACGGGCCCGGGCTACGTGCGGGTGACGCGCGAGGCGAACACGAGCGTGGAGTTTCCGGTGATCCTGACGTGTGGCGGCGAGTACGTGGTCGATGCGCGCTACGCCAACGGCAGCGGGCCCATCAACACCGACGCGAAGGCCGCCATTCGCACGCTGCTGGTGGATGGGAAGCCCGCGGGCGTGCTGGTGATGCCGCAGCGCGGAACGGACCGCTGGAACGAGTGGGGCTACGGCACGTCGCTGCGGGTGAACCTGTCGCCGGGCGGGCACCGACTTACGCTCGCGTACACGCCGCTGGACGAGAACATGGATCGGCGAGTGAACACGGCGCTGTTGGACCACCTGCGCCTGATCCACCTCTCGCCAGCTTCCGAGTGCCGGTGAGGCCGCCGGTCTGAACGGCAGTTTCACGCAGAGGCCGCAGAGAAGAAAGAGAGGACGCAGAGAAAAAATGGTTTTTCTCTGCGTCCTCTTCCGTTCCCTCTGCAAAGCCGAAACAAGATCCTGTACACTCTGCGCACTTCCGATGTATCGTTGCCGCTCTCACGTTGGGTGCGGCTCTTGACAGGCTGCACCTTGTACGGTACACTGTACCGCAGGAGGTGCGGGGTGGAAGGTGGGCTGAAGAAGGTTCCTGCGAGATTCTGGAGCAACGCTGGTGGAACAGAGCCTGTGCGCGACTGGCTTCAGAGTCTCGACAAGCACGACCGCAGGACGATTGGTGGGGACATCGCGACGGTGGAGTACGGCTGGCCCGTGGGCATGCCGACCTGCCGCTCGATGGGGGCAGGCCTGTGGGAGGTACGGACGAACCTGGCCGACAACCGGATCGCCCGTGTGCTCTTCTGCTTCTGCCAGGGGCATCTCGTTCTCCTGCACGGGTTCATCAAGAAGACCAGGAAAACGCCGGACGACGAGTTGGCGCTCGCCCGGAAACGCCAGAAGGAGCTAGAACCATGAACAATCCGCACATCGGCAGCTCGTTCGAGAGCTTTCTGGAGCAGGAAGGGATTCGCGACGAGGTGGAGGGGCTCGCGCAGAAGCGGGTTTTCACCTGGCAGATCCGGGAGGCCATGGAGCAGGCTGGCCTGTCCAAGGCTGCACTGGCGGCGCGGATGCAGACGAGCCGAACGCAGGTGGAGCGGCTGCTGGACCCCGACAACAGCAAGGTGCAGCTCGACACGCTTCAGCGCGCCGCCCAAGCCGTCGGCCGCACGCTGCGGGTGGAGCTGGTCTGATGCGCAGACGATAGGAACGGATTTCACGCAGAGGACGCAGAGAAAAAAGAGAGGACGCAGAGAAAACGATTTTTCTCTGCGTCCTCTCTGTTCCCTCCGCGGCCTCTGCGTGAAACGTCGTTTATCTGTTCTCTTCAGGATCCACGAGGCCGCTGCTCGGCACCGGCTGCACCGAGCCCTGCACGGTCAGCGGCTCGTGCTGGTCGCCGCCGATCACGGTGTCCACGCCCGCGTCGCCCGCGTCGTGCACCAGCATCACCGAGGCTGCCGCAATCAGCAGCGAAACGCCGCCGGTCATCACCATGTACAGCGACGTGTTCGGGTTGTCCTGCCCGTACACCGCGCGGATCAGCGGGCCGAAGCCCAGCGACGCCAGGATCTCGGGGATGACGATGAAGAAGTTGAACACGCCCATGTACACGCCCATCCGCGCCGCGGGGAGCGCGGTGGAAAGGATGGCGTAGGGCATCGACAGGATGGACGCCCACGCGATGCCCACCCCCACCATGGTCAGCAGCAGCACGTACTGGTTGTGGATCACCGACACGCTCAGCAGGCCGATGGCGCCACAGGTGAGCGCCAGCGCGTGCGTCGCTTTGCGGCTGGTGGCCCGCGCGACCGCCGGCAGGGCGAACGCCACCACGAACGTGGTGATGGAGTAGAAGGCGAAGGTGATCCCGCCCCATTCGATGCCGCGCGCGTACAGCTCCGAGTCGGGATCGGTGGCGCCGAACACGTGGCGGGCCACCGTGGGCACGAAGAACATCCACATGCAGAACAGCCCCAGCCAGGTGAAGAACTGGACGACGGCCAGCTGCTTCATGGTCTTGGGCATGTTGGTGATGGCCGCGCCGATCTCCGCGAACAGCGCGCCCACGCCGGCCCGTTCGCGCCGCTCGCGTTCGAACGCCTCCATGTCTTCCGGCGGCGCCTCGCTGGTGGTGAACACCGTCCACAGCACCGCCAGCAGGAACACCACGGCGCCCAGCTGGAACGAGTACTTCACCGTCAGCGGAATGCCGCTGGCCGTGGTGCCCGTCACGCCCATCTGGCCGAAGATGTACGGCAGCGCATTCGCCAGGCTGGCGCCCACGCCAATGAAGAACGACTGCATTACGAAGCCCGCCGTACGCTGGCTGGCATCGAGCTTGTCGGCCACGAAGGCCCGGAACGGCTCCATGGACACGTTGATGGACGCATCCAGGATCCACAGCAGCGACGCCGCCATCCACAACGAGGTGGAGGTCGGCATGAAGAACAGGGCGATGGACGACAGGATGGCGCCCGTCAGGAAGTAGGGCCGCCGCCGTCCCAGCCGGCCCCACGTGCGGTCGCTGAGCGCGCCGATGATGGGCTGCACCAGCAGCCCCGTCATGGGCGCCGCCAGCCACAGGATGGGCACCTCGTCCGGCCGCGCCCCCAGCCGTTCGTAGATCGCCGACATGTTGGCCAGCTGCAGCCCCCAGCCGAACTGGATGCCCAGGAAGCCGAAGCTCATGTTGAACATCTCGCCGAACTTCAGGCGCGGTTTCTTGCTCACGTCGGTGGCTCCAGGGGGTGTGGGAGACGGCGCGGGGATGCGAGTGTGTTGCAGCGCGGCTCACGGCGCGCCGCTCTTTGTACGTTGTTCGTACAAAATTGTTGATCCGGAGACTTTTCGCCACTGCCAGGCGGTTCTACGGGCAGTCGGTTCCCCCGCCGAACATCCACCGGTACGCCGCCGGAAACTCGCGCCTCCAGAACCCTTCGGAGTGCGTCCCGTCCTCCCGCACGTAGCCCACCACCTGGCGGCCCACGCGGAATCCGGCTGCGGCGAGCGTATCCACCATCCGCCGGTGGTCGTTCTCGTACACCTGCGGCGCATCGCCCTCGCGCGCGCCCGTGACCAGGTAGAAGCGCTCGCCCCCGAGCGGACGCGCCGCGCGGGCGAACGCGAAGTTCTGCTCGCTGAACCAGAACGCGGGAGAGAACACGCCCGCCCGGCCGAATACGTCAGGGTACTTCAGCGCCGCGTAGAGCGAGATCAGCCCGCCCATGCTGCTCCCCGCGACGCCCGTGTTCAGCCGGTCCGGCCGGGTGCGGTAGCGCGCGTCGATGTACGGCTTGAGCGTGTTCGCCAGGAAATCGACGTACGCATCGCCCTCGCCGCCGCCGTGGCGGGGATGCGTCCACGGCGAATACTCGTCCAGGCGGCGCTGCCCGCCGTTGTCCACCGCGACGACGATGGCCCCCCAGTCGCCCGCCGCGTGCAGGCTGTCGAGCGTCTCGTCCACCCCCCACTCGCCCGCGTAGCTGGTGGCATCGTCGAACACGTTCTGCGCGTCGTGCATGTACAGCACGGGATACGTCTTGGTGGTCGTGGCGTAGTCCGGCGGCAGGTAGATCCACACGCGGCGCGTGCGGCCCAGCTGCGGGATGGCGAACGCGGTGTCGAGCACCGTCACGGATCGGCTGGCCGTGGACGGACGTGCCGGGCGCGGGCTGCCGTCGCGCCATCCCGCCACCGATCCGGCGTACGTCGCCGCTCCGGTGGCCGGCACGACGAAGCGGCGGTTGGGGGCATCCGCGCCCGTGCTGTCGCTCTCCGCCGCGTCCCACGAGCCCAGGGTGAACTTGAAGTCCACGGGGCCGCGCACGTCCTCGTGCAGGGTGATCGCGTACTCGCCGGACGCCTCGCGCGCCAGCCGGTAGTCGGGCGACGCGGGATTCCACCCGTTGAACGAACCCGCGAGGTAGATCGTCGCCCCCGGCGGCGTGTTCCGTGGGACGGTGAGGCGCACGGTGAGCTGCGCGCTCGCGGGCGCGGCGCCCAGCAGGAATGCGCCGGCGACGAGTGCGCCGGTGTGGCGGATGTGGCGATGGACGGCGGTCATGGAGCGGTGGAGTGGGACAGGTGCGATGGACGGCAGCCGGCGGATTGAACGTCCGCCGGCTGCCCGAAAGAAGATCAGCGCGCCGGGCGGAAGCGGATCGCCTGGCCGCCGCCGGGTGCCATCTGGATGCGCAGCGTGGTGCCCGAGGTCACCTGCTGCTGCGAGATGGTGATCGGCAGCGGGTTGTCGCGCCAGTCGGCACCCGGGCCGTCGGCGTAGATCTCCGCGACGTAGTTGCGGCCCGCGGGGAGGAAGGAGAGCGGCACGTCGAACGCTCGCCCCTCTTCGTCGCTGATGGCGCCCAGGAACCAGTCGTCCGCCCCGCGCTGCTTGCGCGCGACGATCACGTGGTCGCCGATCTCGCCGTCGATCACGACGGTCGTGTCCCAATCCACCGCCACGTCGCGGATGAACTGGAAGGCCGGCTGCCCCGCGTAGTTCTCCGGCAGGTCCGCCGCCATCTGCAGCGGCGAGTAGAGAACCACGTACAGCGCCAGCTGCTTGGCGAGCGTGGTGCGCGGCCGCGCGTCGTGGGGCTGCCGCGGCGTGCCGCTGGGGCGCTGGATGAGGATGTCGAAGATGCCGGGAGTGAAGTCCATCGGCCCGGAGACCATCCGCGTGAAGAAGAGGATGGTCTCGTGCTCCGGCGGGTTGCCCCCCTCGCCGCCCCACGCGTTGTACTCCATCCCCCGCGCCCCCTCGCGCGACAGCATGTTGGGCCAGGTGCGCCGCTCGCCCGTGTCCTTGATGGGCTCGTGCACGTTGACCATGATGCCGTTGCGCGCCGCCGCCTCGATCACCCGGCGGTGGTGGCGCACCATGAACTGCGACTGGTGCGCGTGGCCGTGCTCGGTCCTGTCGCCCACGTACCCCGTCTTCACGGCGCGGACGCCCACGCGGTTGTACAACGCCATGGCCGAGTCCAGCTGGCGCTCGTACGGATCGATCATCGTGGCCGTCTCGTGGTGCCCGATCAGCGTCATCCCGCGCTGCCGGGCGTACGCGGCCACCTCCGCCAGGTCGAAGTCGGGATACGGCTGCGTGAAGGAGAAGTCGGCCTTCATGGTGTTGAACCAGTCCTGGTCCCACCCCAGGTTCCACCCCTCCACCAGCGTGCCGCCGAACCCGTTGGCCGCGGCAAAGTCCATGTAGCGCTTGACGTTCTCCGTCCGCGCACCGTGCTTCGGCCCCTGCCCCCAGGTCTCGGTGTTGATGTGCAAGCCCCACCACACCCCGTTGTACTTCATGGGCGTGATCCACCGCGTGTCGGCGATGCGGCTGGGCGGGTTCAGCTTCAGCGTGAGGACGGAGGGATGCAGGTCTTCGGGCCGGTCCGCCAGCTGGATGGTTCGCCAGGGGGTGACGAACGGCGCCCGCCCGCGCACCGCCACCCCGTCCGCCCAGCGCGCCAGGGTGGACTGCAGGGTGCGGTTCGATGTCCGCGCCAGGTACATCCCGGCGTAGTCCACCAGGTTGGCCTCGTGGATCACGACCTGCACGCCGCTGGTCATCTGCAGCGTCAGCGGCGTGTGCACCGAGTCAAGCCGGCTGACGGGCGACGACGAGTAGAGGATCTCCTGCCGGTCCGGCTCGGGGCGGTTGCTGGGAATCCACCAGGCGCGCGCGTTGTCGGCCAGGGCGAACTCCGTCAGCTCCTCCATCATCTCGAAGTCGCGGAAGCCGGCGCTGTCGGCCAGCTCGTAGCGAAAACCCACGCCGTCGTCGAAGGCGCGGAACACCACGGCGAAGCGGCGGTTGGGCGCCCGGTCCTCGGCGATACGCACGCGCAGCTCGTGGTGATGGTCGCGCACGCGCGCCACCTCGCCCCACGGCTGCGTCCAGCTCTGGTCCACCGTGTTGCGCGAGCTTCCCGTGATGCGGAGCGCGCTGCGCAGCGAGTCGCCGCCCCGAAAGGCGAAGCCCAGCCGCGAGGGAAGCAGCACCGGCTGGCCGTTGCGGCTGACCGCGTAGTACAGGCCGCCATCGCGAACGTGTACCGTCACCGTGTTCTTTCCGTCCGGCGAGGCGACCCGCAACGAGTCCTGCGCCTCCGCGCGGCTGGCGGACAGGCTCAGGCCCAGCGCCGCGCCGGCTACAAGGGGCCACATCCGAGCGTGCATGTGCATTCTCCTCATCCGTCCGTTCAAAGCCGGGTGCCGGCGTGGATGGCGACCGCGGTGTTGGAGGGCAGGCTGAACTGCACCGCGCCGTCCGCCCCCACGGCCACGGCGGTGCCGGCGCAGGCGGCGCCCGCCTTGCCGCCGGTGATCACGTCGCAGTAGGTGCCCGCCGCCAGCCCGGTGGGCGTGGCGACGTTCACCGCCGCGGCCTCGCGGTTGATGGCCACGAAGCCCTTGTCGCCCCGCGAAAAGGCGATGGCGTTGGCCGCGTTGTCCCACCAGCGGTTCAGGTCCGTGCCGGCCACGGCCCGGCGGAAGCCCACCATCCGCAGGATCGTGGGGTCGCGGTGCTCGCACACCCACTGGCCGCTCTGCACGATTTCCATGCTGGCCACGCACGAGACCGGGTTCGTCTCCCCCGTTGCGTTGGACGGGGGGCCCGTGTCGCGCCCGGAGCCCAGCGTGAACGCGTAGCTCGACATGATGGAGGGATAGCCGTACGGCTGCGCCATCATCCACACGTTCGCCAGCCGGAACGGCACGGGCGAGCGGTAGCCGATCCCCGCCGCGTCGCGCTGGGTGTCGTGGTTCTCCAGGAACACCACAGCCTTGTCCGGCGGCATCAATCCCCACGCGCCCACGGAAAACTGGTTTCCCGTGGTCCCGTTGGGGTTCAGCTGCGCCAGGCGCCCGCCGTTGGCGCCCAGGAACTTTTCGCCCACGCCGCGGAACTTGAACTCGGTGATGTCGGCCGCTCCGCCGGAGGCGTAGGCCAGGCCGTAGTAGTCGGTGCGCGAAACGCCCTCGTTGCCGTAGTCGATCACCTCGGCGAAGTAGTAGGGCAGGGGGCGCCCCTCCGCCGCCAGCGCGCGGTTCACCCGGCCCAGGATGGAGTCCAGGTCCACCGGCTGCATGTGCTTGGCCGCGTCGATGCGGTACCCCGCCACGCCCAGACGCGAAAGGTCCAGCAG
This genomic stretch from Longimicrobium sp. harbors:
- a CDS encoding sodium:solute symporter family transporter; the encoded protein is FMMPFYYGSRARSVPEYLKLRFDEKTRGLNAISFATMTVFSSGISMYAMGLLLGVLLGWDFNFSVLVSALIVLAYILLGGLTSAIYNEVLQFFLIVAGFIPLVYLGMKDVGGWSGLTERLAVTAQNAGFAPGAYTQSWQHMASAAQNPMGVEWFGVAMGLGFVLSFGYWTTDFLVVQRAMAADSMSAARRTPLIAAFPKMLFPALVILPGMIAIALTTQAGASGFALPAKADGSLNYDLAIPMMLGHYFPPGMLGLGLTALMASFMSGMAGNVTAFNTVWTYDIYQAYIRKGASDAHYLWMGRMATVGGIALSVATAYATTQFNNIMDMLQLVFAFVNAPLFATFLLGMFWRRSTGHGAFTGLVAGTAAAAIHHGLSLPAGSGVGIKGGWLGSVMTHYPSEMAQNFWTAIWAWTTCFVVTIAVSLVTKPRPAEELRGLVYSLTERPRDEGEPWYRRPGPLAVVVLAMTLALNIIFF
- a CDS encoding MGH1-like glycoside hydrolase domain-containing protein gives rise to the protein MNSPLRALAAAGAVAASAGALSAQRELYRSGAFTVTDTSVQQGRFAAVALSRDSIVSTYPRAGREMHFRFSLDGVDNEFPSGTEHTLYVRPTNGAIVSPVYVFGEEQPPFIPTPEAYSTSEEGVAQVTIRLDLRQVLREMERTGQYDPPQGPPIRRADFRSVYAIGDVEPLSWDARGLRPGSPAQLRDEDGDGIYTLTLPVQAQYTRPLADAGRAVWTRQADVSAFPQLRSPERMVDALYRMSLEELTQLVREDGALSAGAKWPGVWTRDVSYASVLALAVVAPDAVKRSLLAKVDSAGRIIQDTGTGGSWPISTDRMTWALAAWELYAVTGDRDWLRQAYDIISRSAEADLHAIFDPATGLATGETSFMDWREQSYPRWMEPRDIARSAGTSTNVVHYATYRILANMSSALGQPADYWANVAEGLRTAINQHLWMPDAGYYAVFRYGRGYSSLAPRSDALAQALAVIYGVAEPEQQALISARAPMVEFGAPTFWPYIPGIPSYHNAAIWPFVNAYSLWAAAEAGNTAAVEHGLASIYRPAALFLTNKENMMASTGHFDGTELNSDRQLWSVAGNLAASYRVLFGMRFRPQGLAFRPMVPRGYQGERTLSNLRYRGSTLSITVRGFGDGVASAALDGQPLERAEIPATLTGEHVVEITMNGRWPAGRVNLVENRWAPDTPSATLRGDVLSWSPVPGAVRYVVHRNGRPAATTTETHVSLGRLDRVAEYQVLAVDSTGLQSFLSAPVLMARDEAVVVARPRGAPLEREHEGFTGPGYVRVTREANTSVEFPVILTCGGEYVVDARYANGSGPINTDAKAAIRTLLVDGKPAGVLVMPQRGTDRWNEWGYGTSLRVNLSPGGHRLTLAYTPLDENMDRRVNTALLDHLRLIHLSPASECR
- a CDS encoding type II toxin-antitoxin system RelE/ParE family toxin, with amino-acid sequence MEGGLKKVPARFWSNAGGTEPVRDWLQSLDKHDRRTIGGDIATVEYGWPVGMPTCRSMGAGLWEVRTNLADNRIARVLFCFCQGHLVLLHGFIKKTRKTPDDELALARKRQKELEP
- a CDS encoding helix-turn-helix transcriptional regulator, with the translated sequence MNNPHIGSSFESFLEQEGIRDEVEGLAQKRVFTWQIREAMEQAGLSKAALAARMQTSRTQVERLLDPDNSKVQLDTLQRAAQAVGRTLRVELV
- a CDS encoding MFS transporter, translated to MSFGFLGIQFGWGLQLANMSAIYERLGARPDEVPILWLAAPMTGLLVQPIIGALSDRTWGRLGRRRPYFLTGAILSSIALFFMPTSTSLWMAASLLWILDASINVSMEPFRAFVADKLDASQRTAGFVMQSFFIGVGASLANALPYIFGQMGVTGTTASGIPLTVKYSFQLGAVVFLLAVLWTVFTTSEAPPEDMEAFERERRERAGVGALFAEIGAAITNMPKTMKQLAVVQFFTWLGLFCMWMFFVPTVARHVFGATDPDSELYARGIEWGGITFAFYSITTFVVAFALPAVARATSRKATHALALTCGAIGLLSVSVIHNQYVLLLTMVGVGIAWASILSMPYAILSTALPAARMGVYMGVFNFFIVIPEILASLGFGPLIRAVYGQDNPNTSLYMVMTGGVSLLIAAASVMLVHDAGDAGVDTVIGGDQHEPLTVQGSVQPVPSSGLVDPEENR
- a CDS encoding alpha/beta hydrolase-fold protein, producing MTAVHRHIRHTGALVAGAFLLGAAPASAQLTVRLTVPRNTPPGATIYLAGSFNGWNPASPDYRLAREASGEYAITLHEDVRGPVDFKFTLGSWDAAESDSTGADAPNRRFVVPATGAATYAGSVAGWRDGSPRPARPSTASRSVTVLDTAFAIPQLGRTRRVWIYLPPDYATTTKTYPVLYMHDAQNVFDDATSYAGEWGVDETLDSLHAAGDWGAIVVAVDNGGQRRLDEYSPWTHPRHGGGEGDAYVDFLANTLKPYIDARYRTRPDRLNTGVAGSSMGGLISLYAALKYPDVFGRAGVFSPAFWFSEQNFAFARAARPLGGERFYLVTGAREGDAPQVYENDHRRMVDTLAAAGFRVGRQVVGYVREDGTHSEGFWRREFPAAYRWMFGGGTDCP
- a CDS encoding glycoside hydrolase family 97 protein; protein product: MHARMWPLVAGAALGLSLSASRAEAQDSLRVASPDGKNTVTVHVRDGGLYYAVSRNGQPVLLPSRLGFAFRGGDSLRSALRITGSSRNTVDQSWTQPWGEVARVRDHHHELRVRIAEDRAPNRRFAVVFRAFDDGVGFRYELADSAGFRDFEMMEELTEFALADNARAWWIPSNRPEPDRQEILYSSSPVSRLDSVHTPLTLQMTSGVQVVIHEANLVDYAGMYLARTSNRTLQSTLARWADGVAVRGRAPFVTPWRTIQLADRPEDLHPSVLTLKLNPPSRIADTRWITPMKYNGVWWGLHINTETWGQGPKHGARTENVKRYMDFAAANGFGGTLVEGWNLGWDQDWFNTMKADFSFTQPYPDFDLAEVAAYARQRGMTLIGHHETATMIDPYERQLDSAMALYNRVGVRAVKTGYVGDRTEHGHAHQSQFMVRHHRRVIEAAARNGIMVNVHEPIKDTGERRTWPNMLSREGARGMEYNAWGGEGGNPPEHETILFFTRMVSGPMDFTPGIFDILIQRPSGTPRQPHDARPRTTLAKQLALYVVLYSPLQMAADLPENYAGQPAFQFIRDVAVDWDTTVVIDGEIGDHVIVARKQRGADDWFLGAISDEEGRAFDVPLSFLPAGRNYVAEIYADGPGADWRDNPLPITISQQQVTSGTTLRIQMAPGGGQAIRFRPAR
- a CDS encoding alpha-amylase family protein, translating into MHLLRFRAGLLALVLLAGGCKDPVTPPPIIEPPPPRPSLPQTYRASGHTAGGDVFVHLFEWRWTDIAAECETVLGPAGYEAVQVSPPQEHAVISGHPWWQRYQPVSYSIDRSRSGTRAQFADMVARCKPAGVDIYVDAVINHMTAGAGTGSNGTVYTKYSYPGLYSPGDFHGQCGVNDYSNAANVQDCELVGLADLNTLLPDVRGKIAAYLLDLSRLGVAGYRIDAAKHMQPVDLDSILGRVNRALAAEGRPLPYYFAEVIDYGNEGVSRTDYYGLAYASGGAADITEFKFRGVGEKFLGANGGRLAQLNPNGTTGNQFSVGAWGLMPPDKAVVFLENHDTQRDAAGIGYRSPVPFRLANVWMMAQPYGYPSIMSSYAFTLGSGRDTGPPSNATGETNPVSCVASMEIVQSGQWVCEHRDPTILRMVGFRRAVAGTDLNRWWDNAANAIAFSRGDKGFVAINREAAAVNVATPTGLAAGTYCDVITGGKAGAACAGTAVAVGADGAVQFSLPSNTAVAIHAGTRL